In one window of Thermodesulfobacteriota bacterium DNA:
- a CDS encoding PTS fructose transporter subunit IIA — MTGILIVTHQRLGEAMIEAAEFVLGFKPEGVAAVSIDLKEPAEKLREKIAEGIKSVKSEKGVLILTDMFGGSPSNLSYSFLEEGRVEVLSGINLPILLKAIRARQDMPLTDLIREVEAFGKKSISIASSILKGNKRE; from the coding sequence ATGACAGGAATTTTAATCGTCACCCACCAGCGCCTGGGAGAAGCCATGATCGAAGCGGCCGAATTCGTACTGGGATTCAAACCGGAAGGAGTAGCAGCCGTTTCCATCGATCTGAAGGAGCCGGCTGAAAAATTGCGGGAAAAAATCGCGGAGGGGATAAAAAGCGTCAAAAGTGAAAAAGGCGTACTGATTCTGACCGATATGTTCGGCGGCTCCCCTTCCAATCTGAGCTACTCCTTTCTGGAGGAAGGCAGAGTGGAAGTTCTGTCCGGCATCAACCTGCCCATCCTGCTCAAAGCCATCAGGGCGCGCCAGGACATGCCCCTGACCGATTTGATCCGGGAAGTCGAGGCCTTCGGCAAAAAAAGCATTTCCATCGCCAGCAGTATTCTCAAGGGGAACAAGCGTGAATGA